In one Flexibacter flexilis DSM 6793 genomic region, the following are encoded:
- a CDS encoding T9SS type A sorting domain-containing protein, whose product MRTKISLLSLLAVCGGLLSAKAQINDTITVMQYNLTNYGNYTSYCTTTNNAVATKDPNIKTIVKYVNPDIVGFNEVNKTSTYADRLRDLVLNTDGVTHYQKTPSSNTVNSSIINMLYYNSDKLVYHSRETILAATRDIDLYRLYYKDPNLAVTNDTVFFVCIVAHLKAGNTTADATTRGQMTQSVVDFLAAKNKAANYMFMGDLNLYTSAETAYQNLITPTNSKYKFYDPINKMGAWSGNSSFKAYHTQSTRVTSNGCLAGGGMDDRFDHIMLTSHLLNDSAGAQFIQGSYKAVGQDGNRYNGNVNDGTNSSVPAAVANALFNSSDHLPVTAKFKVTGTVTSLLSRQNQQLFVRLANPVRNGLIRCEIKDIDGTSYKLSIYNTVGQLLNSTTAQVESGQLQTSIQLPQGLYMLRVENTKGLGNTQRMLIE is encoded by the coding sequence ATGAGAACAAAAATCTCACTTCTTTCGCTACTGGCCGTATGTGGCGGTTTGCTTTCGGCCAAAGCCCAAATCAATGATACAATTACCGTAATGCAGTACAACCTGACCAATTACGGCAATTATACAAGCTATTGCACCACTACCAACAACGCCGTAGCGACCAAAGACCCCAACATCAAGACCATCGTCAAGTACGTAAACCCTGATATTGTGGGATTTAACGAAGTAAACAAAACCTCCACGTATGCCGACCGCCTGCGCGATTTGGTACTCAATACCGACGGCGTGACGCATTACCAAAAAACGCCATCGTCTAACACGGTCAATTCGAGCATTATTAATATGCTCTATTATAATAGCGACAAACTCGTTTATCATTCGCGCGAAACCATTTTGGCCGCTACCCGCGACATTGATTTGTACCGCCTTTATTATAAAGACCCAAATTTGGCCGTAACCAACGACACCGTATTTTTTGTGTGCATCGTGGCGCACCTCAAAGCGGGCAACACCACCGCCGACGCTACCACACGCGGACAAATGACGCAATCGGTCGTAGATTTTTTGGCGGCCAAAAACAAAGCTGCCAATTATATGTTTATGGGCGATTTGAATCTTTACACTTCTGCCGAAACAGCGTACCAAAATCTTATTACGCCCACCAACTCAAAGTATAAATTCTATGATCCCATTAATAAAATGGGGGCATGGAGCGGCAACTCATCATTTAAAGCCTATCACACACAATCCACACGCGTAACCAGCAACGGCTGTTTGGCTGGTGGCGGCATGGACGACCGTTTTGACCATATCATGCTTACCTCGCATTTGCTCAACGACTCGGCGGGGGCACAATTTATTCAAGGCTCGTACAAGGCCGTAGGGCAAGACGGCAACCGCTACAACGGCAACGTAAACGACGGAACAAATTCGTCTGTTCCTGCGGCAGTAGCCAATGCGCTTTTTAACAGTTCTGACCATTTGCCCGTAACAGCCAAGTTCAAGGTAACAGGTACGGTTACGTCATTGCTTTCGCGCCAAAACCAACAACTTTTTGTGCGTTTGGCCAACCCTGTACGCAATGGCCTGATTCGCTGCGAAATAAAAGATATAGACGGAACTTCCTACAAATTAAGCATTTATAATACCGTGGGACAGCTTTTGAACAGCACTACGGCTCAAGTCGAAAGCGGCCAACTCCAAACCAGTATCCAGTTGCCACAAGGTTTGTATATGTTGCGTGTGGAAAATACCAAAGGGCTAGGTAATACGCAACGTATGCTAATAGAATAA
- a CDS encoding VOC family protein, with product MIRYVYTILYVERVACSVAFYQKAFGFDLKFMTPDESYAELLTGATTLAFASKELANSNLKEGFQTSDLSAHPFGIELGFVVEDVPAAVERAQKAGATLTEAPKQKPWGQTVAYLRDTNGFLIELCTPMG from the coding sequence ATGATACGATATGTTTATACGATTTTGTATGTAGAACGCGTGGCTTGTTCGGTGGCTTTTTATCAAAAAGCATTTGGCTTTGATCTGAAATTTATGACTCCAGACGAGAGTTACGCCGAATTGCTTACGGGTGCTACTACCTTGGCTTTTGCTTCTAAGGAATTGGCTAACAGTAATTTGAAAGAAGGTTTTCAGACTTCGGATCTGTCGGCGCATCCGTTTGGAATAGAGCTGGGGTTTGTGGTAGAAGATGTGCCTGCCGCCGTAGAACGCGCCCAAAAAGCAGGTGCAACACTCACGGAAGCACCCAAACAAAAACCTTGGGGGCAAACGGTGGCCTATCTCCGCGATACCAACGGTTTTCTGATAGAGCTTTGTACGCCAATGGGTTAG
- a CDS encoding TonB-dependent receptor, with amino-acid sequence MKRYYSLLALLCCCVPSAWAQIERNQNGEISDEEVVIIKEKELKLPEAVRNFEKVTIPLPVPAPTPQKYSFQTFGATLPAIDPRMSVVRLPEDELDKLYGTYLKGGLGNYGTTYLEAFHNSKRTNDYAYGVHFKHFASAKGSVKNSGSGENRFAGYGKYFNEKYILTGRLDYSRERYNYYGYPTEVSKDSLKQIYNTLSFGATLQNATDSAAFNYVGNINFSNFSDSHKNRESEFGIGFNSSYKLNETMTLFVPLEVALLQYKNDTLSLGRNYTALRPSFQYKEGALTASVGFNLGFCNDTAKLATKTTIYPTVELAYQLMGGSLTALAGFNGDLEKRTYRNTVQLNPFVKGELPLSHANKTMDLYAGFKGVIAKDFFYKITGGMQQYKQLAFFVSDTADVAKFTLAYDSAKVNITRFTGEFGYAPSDKWRFAFKTDYYGYSTKKLAKAWHSPALRMNLNTRYNYREKVYIDFDLYYIGTQYAFNPLTNQTQELKGIADVDLRIDYKFSQKFSAFLNMDNILSQKNPRYLYYQTRGLLVMLGATASF; translated from the coding sequence ATGAAAAGATATTATAGCCTATTGGCCTTGTTGTGTTGCTGCGTGCCCTCTGCTTGGGCGCAAATTGAGCGTAACCAAAACGGAGAAATCTCGGACGAGGAAGTGGTGATTATTAAAGAAAAGGAATTAAAGCTACCCGAAGCCGTGCGCAATTTTGAAAAAGTAACGATTCCGTTGCCTGTGCCTGCGCCAACGCCTCAAAAATATTCTTTTCAGACTTTTGGGGCAACGCTGCCCGCCATTGACCCGCGTATGAGTGTGGTACGTCTGCCCGAAGACGAACTTGACAAACTTTACGGCACTTATCTAAAAGGGGGCTTGGGGAATTATGGCACTACTTATCTGGAGGCTTTTCATAACAGCAAACGCACCAACGATTATGCGTATGGCGTGCATTTCAAACATTTTGCTTCGGCCAAAGGCTCTGTAAAAAACAGCGGCAGCGGCGAAAATCGTTTTGCAGGTTATGGTAAATATTTTAACGAAAAATATATCCTGACTGGCCGACTCGACTATTCGCGCGAACGCTATAATTATTATGGCTACCCGACGGAAGTGTCCAAAGATTCGCTCAAGCAAATTTATAATACGCTTTCTTTTGGTGCGACGCTACAAAACGCCACCGATTCGGCAGCTTTTAATTATGTCGGCAACATCAATTTCTCTAATTTTTCGGATTCGCACAAAAACAGAGAATCTGAATTTGGGATTGGCTTTAATAGCAGCTACAAACTCAACGAAACCATGACGCTGTTTGTGCCGTTGGAAGTGGCTCTTTTGCAATACAAAAATGATACGCTTTCGTTGGGACGCAATTATACGGCTTTGCGTCCGAGCTTTCAGTACAAAGAAGGAGCTTTGACGGCTTCGGTGGGTTTTAATCTTGGTTTTTGCAATGATACGGCCAAACTTGCCACCAAAACCACGATTTACCCGACCGTAGAATTAGCTTATCAGTTAATGGGTGGTTCGCTGACCGCTTTGGCGGGTTTTAATGGCGATTTGGAAAAAAGAACCTATCGCAATACCGTACAGCTCAATCCATTTGTAAAAGGGGAGTTGCCGCTTTCGCACGCCAACAAGACGATGGATTTGTATGCAGGTTTTAAAGGCGTAATCGCCAAAGACTTTTTTTACAAAATCACGGGCGGAATGCAACAATATAAGCAATTAGCCTTTTTTGTGAGTGATACGGCAGACGTGGCCAAATTTACGCTGGCCTACGACAGTGCCAAAGTAAATATCACACGTTTTACGGGTGAGTTCGGCTACGCACCTTCCGACAAATGGCGTTTTGCTTTCAAAACGGATTATTACGGATATTCTACCAAAAAGTTGGCGAAAGCATGGCACAGTCCAGCCTTGCGCATGAATTTGAATACACGCTATAATTATAGAGAAAAAGTTTATATAGATTTTGATTTATATTATATCGGAACGCAGTACGCATTTAACCCACTAACGAACCAAACACAGGAATTGAAAGGAATTGCGGACGTAGATTTGCGTATCGACTACAAGTTTTCGCAGAAATTTTCAGCATTTCTTAACATGGACAATATACTTTCTCAAAAAAACCCCCGATATTTGTATTACCAAACAAGAGGACTGCTCGTAATGCTTGGAGCAACAGCATCTTTTTAG
- a CDS encoding ABC transporter permease → MKIIFLILRREYLQKVKNKMFIIMTLLGPLLFAGLTAIVGWVTITLITSENKVVEVFDESGLFAGKFPSTHNIEFVEASSKNLTTDKSNLKEKDRYALLYIPAGVSPDNTKGITIFYENSPNFYIETRIKDIIEKELENIRMREVGIDPTLIAQMKVNIDLNTKTLDKESKEKESSTEAAMGAGYVGAFLIYMFIFMYGVQVLKGVQEEKTNRIVEVMISSVKPFQLMMGKILGIAAVGLTQFGLWMLLSYVFSSGVVMAMASQIDVLAILNTINMPLVLFGFLFYFISGYLLYSALFAAIGAAVDNDTDSQQFMFPITIPLVIAFASTQLILRDTNSALAIWLSVIPFTAPIVMMVRIPFDPPAWQIAVSMLSMILGFLSTTWLAARIYRVGILMYGKKVNYKELAKWLFYKNL, encoded by the coding sequence ATGAAAATAATTTTCCTGATTCTGCGCCGCGAATATTTACAAAAAGTCAAAAATAAAATGTTTATTATCATGACTTTGTTAGGACCGTTGCTTTTTGCTGGGCTTACTGCCATAGTAGGTTGGGTTACTATTACCCTCATTACTTCCGAAAATAAAGTAGTGGAGGTGTTTGATGAAAGTGGCCTGTTTGCAGGTAAATTTCCTAGCACACACAATATTGAATTTGTGGAGGCTTCCAGCAAAAACCTAACGACGGATAAAAGTAACCTCAAAGAAAAAGACCGTTATGCATTGCTTTACATTCCTGCTGGCGTGTCGCCCGACAATACCAAAGGCATTACGATTTTCTATGAAAACAGCCCCAATTTTTATATTGAGACTCGCATCAAAGACATCATCGAAAAAGAATTGGAGAATATACGTATGCGGGAAGTAGGCATAGATCCTACACTTATCGCGCAAATGAAAGTAAATATTGACCTCAATACCAAAACGTTAGATAAAGAATCTAAAGAAAAAGAAAGTAGTACGGAGGCGGCTATGGGTGCGGGTTATGTTGGCGCGTTTTTGATTTATATGTTTATTTTTATGTACGGCGTACAGGTACTCAAGGGTGTGCAAGAAGAAAAAACTAACCGTATCGTAGAAGTGATGATTTCGTCGGTGAAGCCTTTTCAGCTAATGATGGGCAAAATTTTGGGTATTGCGGCAGTCGGACTGACACAATTTGGGTTGTGGATGCTACTTTCTTATGTCTTTTCGTCGGGTGTCGTCATGGCGATGGCGAGCCAGATAGATGTTTTGGCTATTCTCAATACAATCAATATGCCGTTGGTTTTGTTTGGGTTTTTGTTTTATTTCATTTCGGGTTATTTGCTGTATAGTGCTTTGTTTGCGGCCATTGGCGCGGCAGTGGACAACGACACAGACAGCCAACAATTCATGTTTCCGATTACCATACCGCTAGTTATTGCGTTTGCTTCTACACAACTGATTTTGCGCGATACCAACTCAGCCTTGGCCATTTGGCTTTCGGTGATTCCGTTTACGGCACCCATCGTGATGATGGTTCGCATCCCTTTCGACCCGCCCGCATGGCAAATCGCCGTTTCGATGCTTTCGATGATTCTTGGATTTTTGTCAACTACGTGGCTTGCGGCGCGTATTTATCGCGTGGGTATCCTGATGTACGGCAAAAAAGTAAACTACAAGGAATTAGCCAAATGGCTTTTCTATAAAAATTTGTAG
- a CDS encoding HU domain-containing protein, protein MVEKYIKYLLFNYDCVVIPDLGGFITSYNTAEVHPVRHTFLPPSKAVAFNERLKNDDGLLANTIAKFENISTEEAYFQIKGFVFDIREALKDQNKCYIKEIGTLFINHEYALQFEQDSKNNYENESFGLPELFFKPIIRENVATRLVAASKDRAAATSNRVPAPARRRNDSVWTYILAIPVLAVIALVAVSVYFVAFTDGKQGIAGFNPLQKNSTIAPQETEADDVAMVTEPTEDSATQQETSEPIAAVEPHHTPKKEPKALPKVHQESSMMDAVTSSPAEVETITPTDGSKRYYVIVGSFSKPENAVSLRQRLAISEATAKVIHPSDNRGLYKVSLADYENLTQAQAKLNEAQTRFKESLWVCKY, encoded by the coding sequence ATGGTTGAAAAATACATTAAATATCTGCTATTTAATTATGATTGCGTAGTAATCCCTGATTTGGGTGGTTTTATTACGAGTTATAATACTGCGGAGGTTCACCCAGTACGACATACGTTTTTGCCGCCGTCGAAAGCAGTGGCATTTAATGAACGTCTTAAAAATGATGATGGACTGTTAGCCAACACAATAGCCAAGTTTGAAAATATCAGCACGGAAGAAGCGTATTTTCAGATAAAAGGTTTTGTGTTTGATATTCGTGAAGCACTCAAAGACCAAAACAAGTGTTATATCAAAGAAATTGGAACACTGTTTATTAATCACGAATACGCCTTACAGTTTGAACAAGATTCAAAAAACAATTACGAAAACGAAAGTTTTGGATTGCCTGAATTGTTCTTTAAGCCCATTATCAGAGAAAATGTCGCGACTCGTTTGGTAGCAGCTTCCAAAGATCGCGCCGCTGCAACAAGCAATCGCGTTCCTGCGCCCGCCCGCCGCCGCAATGATAGTGTTTGGACTTATATTTTGGCTATTCCTGTATTGGCGGTGATTGCATTGGTAGCCGTTTCGGTTTACTTCGTAGCTTTTACTGATGGCAAACAAGGTATTGCGGGTTTTAATCCTTTGCAAAAAAATAGTACGATAGCCCCGCAAGAGACTGAGGCGGACGATGTCGCAATGGTTACAGAGCCAACAGAAGATTCTGCTACGCAACAAGAAACAAGTGAGCCTATCGCGGCAGTAGAGCCACACCATACGCCGAAGAAAGAACCAAAGGCTTTGCCTAAAGTTCATCAAGAATCCTCAATGATGGATGCGGTAACTTCAAGCCCAGCGGAAGTAGAGACGATTACCCCAACCGATGGCAGTAAACGTTATTATGTAATTGTAGGAAGTTTTTCTAAACCCGAAAATGCCGTAAGTTTGCGTCAACGTTTGGCTATATCAGAAGCTACCGCCAAGGTGATTCACCCAAGCGATAACAGAGGTTTGTATAAAGTGAGTTTAGCTGATTATGAAAATCTTACACAAGCACAAGCAAAACTCAATGAAGCACAAACCCGTTTTAAAGAATCGCTTTGGGTTTGTAAATATTAG
- the gmk gene encoding guanylate kinase: protein MAFEGKLIIFCAPSGSGKTTIVKHLLANNSDLGFSISACTRDKRGRNEENGKDYYFLTPEEFKARIDNDEFVEWEQVYEGAFYGTLKSEIERIWAQGKHVIFDVDVKGGLSLKRYYQERALAVFVKVPSEEELEKRLRGRGTDTEESISRRLFKVKFEMSFQDKFDKILLNEDLDKTLIEAQKLYDEFVGHSKA from the coding sequence ATGGCCTTTGAAGGTAAACTCATTATTTTTTGCGCCCCGTCAGGTTCGGGCAAAACAACTATCGTCAAACACTTGCTGGCCAACAACTCGGATTTAGGGTTTTCTATCTCAGCTTGCACACGCGACAAACGTGGCCGCAACGAGGAAAACGGAAAAGATTACTACTTCCTCACGCCCGAAGAATTTAAAGCACGCATAGATAATGACGAATTTGTAGAATGGGAACAAGTCTATGAAGGCGCGTTCTACGGAACATTAAAGTCTGAAATTGAGCGTATTTGGGCGCAAGGCAAACACGTAATTTTTGATGTGGATGTAAAGGGCGGTTTGAGCCTGAAACGCTATTACCAAGAACGTGCTTTGGCCGTTTTTGTGAAAGTGCCAAGCGAAGAAGAACTCGAAAAACGTTTGCGTGGACGCGGCACAGACACGGAAGAAAGCATTTCGCGCCGCTTGTTCAAAGTGAAATTTGAGATGAGTTTCCAAGACAAATTTGATAAAATATTATTGAATGAAGATTTGGATAAAACCTTAATCGAAGCCCAAAAACTTTACGATGAATTTGTAGGCCATTCAAAAGCCTAA
- the pnuC gene encoding nicotinamide riboside transporter PnuC, with the protein MTTDWLFYLEWLGVATGALCVWLNSRQNIWGWPVALINVVCYTVICWNGQLYAETGLQIFYGLTSVYGWYSWAKNKSRNTHQKLDIQFLNKKQWLWVMLSGAGLWLLIWWLLHRYTNGDVPAWDALTTAFSLVGQYLLARRYVENWLLWVGVNAVSIGIYYYKNLHLTAILFFIYLLLAIHGYRQWKKDFEPKKS; encoded by the coding sequence ATGACAACAGATTGGCTATTTTATTTGGAATGGCTCGGCGTGGCTACGGGTGCGCTGTGCGTGTGGCTCAACTCCCGCCAAAATATTTGGGGTTGGCCTGTGGCTTTAATCAATGTGGTTTGCTACACGGTCATTTGCTGGAACGGACAACTCTACGCCGAAACGGGTTTGCAAATTTTTTATGGCCTTACCTCGGTGTACGGCTGGTATAGTTGGGCGAAAAACAAAAGCAGAAATACGCACCAAAAACTTGACATTCAATTTCTTAACAAAAAACAATGGCTTTGGGTAATGCTCTCTGGCGCAGGCCTTTGGCTGCTGATTTGGTGGCTACTGCACCGCTACACCAACGGCGACGTACCCGCTTGGGACGCACTGACAACGGCCTTTAGTTTGGTGGGACAATATCTGTTGGCACGCCGATATGTAGAAAATTGGTTGTTGTGGGTCGGGGTCAATGCCGTTTCGATTGGTATTTATTACTACAAAAATCTACACCTTACGGCCATTTTATTTTTCATTTATTTACTTTTGGCCATACATGGCTACAGACAATGGAAAAAAGATTTTGAGCCCAAAAAATCGTAA
- a CDS encoding M42 family metallopeptidase, protein MDAQSKSFLYQYLNNASPTGFESSGQQIWLDYLKPYTDTYFTDVYGTAVAVVNPEAKYKVVIEAHADEIAWFVSYISDKGYVYLKRNGGSDALIAPSKRVNIFTKKGIVKGVFGWPAIHVRDIAKDEAPKINNIFLDLGCESKQEVLDLGVHVGCVAVFDDELTELNNKFWVGRALDNRMGGFMIAEVARRLKENNVKLDYGLYIVNSVQEEIGLRGAEMIAARIKPDVAIITDVCHDTLSPMYKPVEQGEQACGRGPVLSYGPAVQNNLLDMIIDAAEQNNIPFQRMAASRSTGTDTDAFAYSSGGIASALISLPLKYMHTTVETVHKDDVENVIQLIYNTLLSLKAGHDFRYIK, encoded by the coding sequence ATGGACGCTCAAAGCAAATCATTTCTGTATCAATATCTTAACAATGCTTCTCCTACTGGTTTTGAGTCGAGTGGCCAACAAATTTGGTTGGATTATCTCAAACCCTATACCGATACTTATTTCACGGACGTGTACGGAACTGCCGTTGCGGTCGTGAATCCTGAAGCAAAATACAAAGTCGTAATTGAAGCGCACGCCGACGAAATCGCGTGGTTTGTAAGCTATATTTCCGACAAAGGCTATGTATATCTCAAACGCAATGGCGGTTCGGATGCACTCATCGCACCGAGCAAGCGTGTGAATATTTTCACGAAAAAAGGCATCGTAAAAGGTGTATTTGGTTGGCCAGCGATTCACGTGCGCGACATCGCCAAAGACGAAGCCCCCAAAATCAATAATATTTTCTTGGATTTGGGCTGCGAAAGCAAACAAGAAGTCTTGGATTTGGGTGTTCATGTGGGTTGTGTAGCCGTGTTCGACGACGAACTGACCGAACTAAACAACAAATTTTGGGTTGGCCGTGCCCTCGACAACCGTATGGGCGGCTTTATGATTGCGGAAGTGGCTCGCCGCCTGAAAGAAAACAATGTAAAACTTGATTATGGCTTGTATATCGTAAACTCGGTGCAAGAGGAAATCGGGCTGCGCGGCGCGGAAATGATAGCGGCACGCATCAAACCAGACGTTGCCATTATCACGGACGTTTGCCACGATACGCTTTCGCCTATGTACAAACCCGTGGAGCAAGGCGAACAGGCTTGCGGCAGAGGTCCAGTGTTGAGTTATGGTCCAGCGGTGCAAAATAATTTGCTTGACATGATTATTGACGCTGCCGAACAGAATAACATTCCGTTTCAGCGCATGGCCGCCTCTCGTAGCACAGGCACGGACACCGATGCGTTTGCTTATTCGTCGGGCGGAATTGCTTCGGCTCTTATCTCGCTGCCGCTCAAGTATATGCACACGACGGTAGAAACGGTACACAAAGACGACGTAGAAAACGTGATTCAACTCATTTACAATACGTTATTGTCGCTGAAAGCGGGTCACGATTTCCGTTATATCAAATAA
- a CDS encoding NAD(P)H-dependent oxidoreductase produces MSYLETVRTRYTTKKYDANIKINNQQINELMKVLHLAPSSINSQPWRFIFVADQQIKEQLSKVSFHNTDKLLHCSHVVVLAVEKIDAFEKRLPASLPSGAVEYYHKMIKPKGEEHVKTWMSEQVYIALGFLLSAVASLGIDSTAMGGIMPDQYDAILKLEGCQTLVAVALGGRAADDANQLSVIPKRRRPFEDVVYSI; encoded by the coding sequence ATGTCTTATTTGGAAACAGTTCGCACGCGCTACACGACCAAGAAGTATGATGCAAATATTAAGATTAACAATCAGCAAATCAATGAGTTAATGAAAGTGCTGCATCTTGCGCCATCTTCCATTAACAGCCAGCCTTGGCGGTTTATTTTTGTGGCTGACCAGCAAATCAAAGAGCAATTGTCTAAAGTATCGTTTCATAACACAGATAAACTTTTGCATTGTAGTCATGTGGTGGTGTTGGCGGTGGAGAAGATAGATGCGTTTGAAAAGCGTTTGCCTGCTTCGCTGCCTAGTGGTGCGGTGGAATATTACCATAAAATGATAAAGCCAAAAGGAGAGGAGCACGTCAAAACGTGGATGTCGGAGCAAGTATATATCGCGCTGGGTTTTTTGTTGAGTGCGGTGGCCAGCTTGGGCATTGACTCTACGGCTATGGGCGGCATTATGCCCGACCAATACGATGCGATTTTGAAATTAGAAGGTTGCCAAACCCTTGTTGCGGTGGCTTTAGGTGGGAGAGCCGCCGACGATGCCAACCAACTATCCGTTATTCCGAAACGCCGCCGACCTTTTGAGGATGTTGTGTATAGTATTTAA
- a CDS encoding glycosyltransferase family protein, translated as MKIPNKKLNFAQKFLLKLNRPADYMYYKQMRKFLTSKEFNQKYLSVVSPPKVADTVSFKHSGNVGDIIYALPSIIALSMHKPSHLYLHLNQKGCSKDHPLGGVMLNEKIAEMIKPLLEAQPYINSVGIYDGQQPVTYNLDLFRELPVSSCLGDISRWYFQIFDTNYDLSRAWIQAIPNNNYKDTIVWARSERYQNPHLDFSFLAQYPKIVFVGLDHEYQLAKKQVPNIEHVKVKDFLELAQLIAGAKLFIGNQSFPYALAEAMKVPRILELCYYTPNVVIHGENGYDTYFQANLEKRISALYEK; from the coding sequence ATGAAAATACCTAACAAAAAGCTAAACTTTGCCCAAAAGTTTTTGCTGAAACTCAATCGCCCTGCTGATTATATGTATTATAAGCAGATGCGCAAGTTCCTTACGTCCAAAGAATTTAATCAGAAATATTTGTCGGTAGTATCACCGCCCAAAGTCGCAGATACGGTTAGCTTCAAGCATTCAGGAAATGTGGGAGACATTATATATGCCCTGCCAAGCATTATAGCTCTTTCGATGCACAAACCCAGTCATTTGTATTTGCATCTCAATCAGAAAGGCTGTAGCAAAGACCATCCACTCGGCGGCGTAATGCTCAATGAGAAGATAGCAGAAATGATCAAGCCTTTGCTCGAAGCCCAACCCTATATCAATAGTGTAGGTATTTATGACGGACAGCAACCTGTTACATACAATCTGGACTTATTTAGAGAGCTTCCTGTAAGTTCTTGCTTAGGCGATATTTCACGATGGTACTTTCAGATATTTGACACCAACTACGATCTATCACGTGCATGGATACAGGCAATTCCCAATAACAACTATAAAGACACTATTGTCTGGGCACGCAGTGAAAGATACCAGAATCCGCATTTAGATTTTAGTTTCTTGGCTCAATACCCAAAAATAGTTTTTGTGGGTTTGGATCACGAATATCAGTTGGCAAAAAAACAAGTACCCAACATAGAACATGTAAAAGTGAAAGACTTTTTGGAACTGGCTCAACTTATTGCAGGGGCTAAGTTGTTCATAGGCAATCAATCTTTCCCCTATGCCTTGGCAGAAGCCATGAAAGTCCCTCGTATTTTGGAATTATGCTACTATACGCCTAACGTAGTGATTCATGGCGAAAACGGCTACGACACGTACTTTCAAGCCAATTTAGAAAAGAGAATTAGTGCTTTATACGAAAAATAA